The following proteins come from a genomic window of Gimesia chilikensis:
- a CDS encoding sialidase family protein: MRIFSPALWLLMLCCAVSTIQAGDPKLPEQDSPDFQIQLSRATKGYDGKTCWVHARAGAIPVDAPGNPHKLPIVVMTMQKLLLTGSDVFYALNSMRTDNLGQTWEGPFEQKNLGRHDLADGGEVVVSDFWPQWHAKSNTLLGIGHTVRYYNNRIDHKKNIRVSSYATYDPVKNVWSDWQSLKLPEGPEFASSGAGSVQRYDLPNGDILLPVYYKRPEKKRSDVMVLRCRFDGKTLKYVEHGNELSIDVKRGYAEPSITKFGDWFYLTLRNDDAAYVTRSKDGLHFEPPRKWTFEDGTDLGSYNTQAHWVTHSGGLYLVYTRRGANNDHVIRHRAPLFIGRVNPEKLAVVRDSECILVPERGARLGNFGVVDVNENETWVIVTEWMQRFGPDYVMPVDNKYGADNSVYVSKILWKKPNRLMKK, encoded by the coding sequence ATGCGAATCTTCTCCCCTGCTCTCTGGCTGCTGATGCTCTGCTGTGCTGTCTCAACGATTCAGGCGGGAGATCCGAAACTTCCCGAGCAGGATTCGCCGGACTTTCAGATTCAGCTGAGCAGAGCCACCAAAGGGTATGATGGGAAGACCTGCTGGGTGCATGCGCGAGCCGGTGCGATTCCCGTTGACGCACCGGGGAACCCGCATAAACTTCCGATCGTTGTGATGACCATGCAGAAGCTGCTGCTGACCGGAAGCGATGTCTTCTATGCGTTGAATTCCATGCGAACCGATAATCTGGGTCAAACCTGGGAAGGTCCGTTCGAACAGAAGAACCTGGGGCGACACGATCTGGCCGATGGAGGCGAGGTCGTCGTCTCTGACTTCTGGCCGCAGTGGCATGCCAAATCAAACACATTGCTGGGCATCGGTCACACGGTCCGTTATTACAATAACCGCATTGATCACAAGAAAAATATCCGCGTGTCTTCATATGCGACGTATGATCCTGTCAAGAATGTCTGGTCGGACTGGCAGTCCCTCAAACTTCCGGAGGGCCCAGAGTTTGCCAGCAGCGGTGCCGGTTCGGTTCAGCGATATGATCTCCCCAATGGGGATATCCTGCTGCCGGTCTATTACAAACGACCAGAGAAGAAGCGTTCCGACGTGATGGTGCTCCGCTGTCGCTTTGATGGCAAGACACTAAAATACGTTGAACATGGAAACGAACTCTCCATTGACGTCAAACGGGGCTATGCGGAACCTTCGATTACGAAATTTGGAGACTGGTTTTACCTGACGCTCCGCAATGATGATGCCGCCTATGTCACCCGCAGTAAGGACGGACTGCATTTCGAGCCTCCGCGAAAATGGACGTTTGAAGATGGTACTGACCTGGGCAGTTATAACACGCAGGCGCACTGGGTGACGCACTCTGGTGGTCTGTACCTGGTCTACACGCGACGCGGCGCGAACAACGACCATGTGATACGACATCGGGCTCCGTTGTTCATCGGACGCGTTAATCCGGAGAAGCTGGCTGTCGTTCGCGACTCAGAGTGTATTCTGGTTCCCGAACGGGGCGCCCGCCTGGGTAACTTCGGTGTGGTGGATGTGAATGAAAATGAGACCTGGGTGATTGTTACCGAATGGATGCAACGCTTCGGCCCCGATTATGTCATGCCCGTCGACAACAAGTACGGCGCTGATAACAGTGTTTACGTTTCGAAGATTCTGTGGAAGAAGCCGAACCGGTTGATGAAGAAATAA
- a CDS encoding Gfo/Idh/MocA family protein yields the protein MTHVNRRTFMGASLASMSLASLSQAAVSANEKVNVALVGCGGRGRGLGSWFAKLPESNLVAVCDPDQNRSGQMAEQAEKAGAKRPRQVEDFRSLLDGEEIDAIVIATPDHWHTPAAIMACQAGKDVYVEKPCSHNIHEGRQLVNAARKYKRVVQHGTNLRATPVYQKAWKQIQDGAIGKVMMIKAINNQRRALYPPRPDEAVPEGVNYDLWLGPAQKRPFNRNCFHTSWHWNWDFGTGDIGNDGVHQIDIGRWALNLKAPNAVSCSGAKLGSKGDAQETPDTMVVTWEYDDLLYVYEQRDFTPYRMQAHRHDNDNIIYGDKGFMMVDRSGYRIFYKHERGPAFEQKWQDTGAHYQNFLDCVKNRKSQELLAEIEEGHYSAMLSHLGNIAYRTGRRLVFDPETETFPEDKDANQYLTKNYRDGYELPQV from the coding sequence ATGACTCACGTCAATCGTCGCACATTCATGGGTGCTTCCCTGGCTTCGATGAGCCTGGCCTCTCTGAGTCAGGCTGCGGTCTCCGCGAATGAAAAGGTGAATGTCGCCCTGGTGGGATGTGGCGGTCGCGGACGTGGGTTGGGAAGCTGGTTTGCGAAACTCCCCGAGAGCAATCTGGTCGCGGTCTGTGATCCCGATCAGAATCGGAGTGGCCAGATGGCAGAGCAGGCTGAAAAGGCCGGCGCAAAGCGACCGCGCCAGGTGGAAGACTTCCGCAGCCTGCTGGACGGAGAGGAGATCGATGCCATCGTGATTGCGACTCCCGACCACTGGCACACTCCCGCGGCGATCATGGCCTGCCAGGCCGGCAAAGACGTGTATGTCGAAAAGCCCTGTTCGCACAACATTCACGAGGGTCGCCAACTGGTCAATGCCGCCCGTAAATACAAGCGTGTGGTGCAGCACGGAACGAATCTACGGGCGACTCCCGTCTATCAGAAAGCGTGGAAGCAAATCCAGGACGGTGCCATCGGGAAGGTCATGATGATCAAGGCGATCAACAATCAGCGTCGGGCCCTGTATCCGCCACGTCCCGATGAAGCGGTTCCTGAAGGTGTGAATTATGATCTGTGGCTGGGTCCGGCCCAGAAGCGGCCCTTCAATCGCAATTGTTTTCATACGTCCTGGCACTGGAACTGGGATTTCGGCACCGGGGACATTGGCAATGACGGAGTGCATCAGATCGACATTGGTCGCTGGGCGTTGAATCTCAAGGCACCGAATGCGGTTTCCTGCAGTGGTGCGAAGCTGGGTTCCAAAGGGGATGCCCAGGAAACTCCCGACACGATGGTGGTTACCTGGGAGTATGACGATCTGCTCTACGTCTATGAGCAGCGCGACTTCACCCCCTACCGGATGCAGGCTCATCGCCACGATAACGATAACATCATTTACGGCGACAAAGGGTTCATGATGGTTGATCGTTCCGGGTATCGGATCTTCTACAAGCATGAACGCGGCCCGGCTTTCGAACAGAAATGGCAGGACACGGGAGCTCATTACCAGAACTTCCTTGACTGCGTCAAAAACCGCAAGTCGCAGGAACTGCTGGCAGAGATTGAGGAAGGTCACTATTCAGCGATGCTCAGCCACCTGGGGAATATCGCATACCGCACCGGACGCCGTCTGGTCTTCGATCCGGAAACGGAGACCTTCCCGGAAGACAAAGACGCCAATCAGTATTTGACAAAAAATTATCGTGACGGCTACGAACTGCCGCAGGTATGA
- a CDS encoding Gfo/Idh/MocA family protein, which produces MADKATVALIISETSPHLGAYFPALASSEDIKEIVLSDEGHKHTALAKEKLGDKLTRVYDNPSQLFEKEKPDMALVTLEAIKAPTAIDMALEHGCHVFAEKPACTSIEQFEALVQKADSKHLNLMLALANRSNPEVKAARRMIRKGVFGKIYAIELNYIADQTRLTSKSYHQGWFAQKDRAGGGHLIWLGIHWLDLGMYLTDTRISAVNGFVTNIGGQPIDVEDSVALSLKFHKGFLGTLSSGYYTNRGKQSLIKIWGSKGWLEMDYSTGRYLQWHLNSDKPGTIHKFEESVQPRGYTPFVHSAIRSVLDKEPPPLDSHDSLQVLRTIYAAYQASATGETQQIPIE; this is translated from the coding sequence ATGGCAGATAAAGCAACAGTCGCGCTCATCATCAGTGAGACGTCGCCTCACCTGGGCGCTTATTTCCCGGCGCTGGCTTCCTCAGAGGACATCAAGGAAATCGTCCTCTCCGACGAAGGACACAAACACACGGCCCTGGCCAAAGAGAAGCTGGGGGACAAACTGACGAGAGTGTATGACAACCCCAGCCAGCTGTTTGAAAAAGAGAAACCGGACATGGCGCTGGTCACGCTGGAAGCCATCAAGGCTCCTACGGCGATCGATATGGCGCTGGAACATGGCTGCCACGTATTCGCAGAAAAGCCGGCCTGCACGAGTATCGAACAGTTCGAAGCGCTGGTTCAGAAAGCAGACAGCAAGCATCTCAACCTGATGCTCGCACTCGCCAATCGAAGTAATCCGGAAGTCAAAGCGGCCCGCCGCATGATTCGCAAAGGAGTGTTCGGCAAGATCTATGCGATTGAACTCAACTACATTGCCGACCAGACGCGGCTCACGAGCAAAAGCTATCATCAAGGCTGGTTCGCCCAGAAAGATCGGGCTGGCGGTGGGCATCTGATCTGGCTGGGCATTCACTGGCTCGACCTGGGGATGTACCTGACCGATACCAGAATCAGTGCCGTGAACGGGTTTGTCACCAACATCGGAGGTCAGCCGATTGACGTCGAAGACTCGGTGGCGTTAAGCCTGAAGTTCCATAAAGGTTTTCTGGGCACGTTGTCGTCGGGCTATTACACGAATCGTGGGAAACAGTCGCTGATCAAGATCTGGGGTTCCAAGGGCTGGCTGGAGATGGATTATTCTACGGGTCGTTACCTGCAGTGGCATCTCAACTCGGACAAGCCGGGAACGATTCATAAATTTGAAGAATCGGTGCAGCCACGAGGTTACACGCCTTTCGTGCATTCGGCGATCCGCTCTGTGCTCGACAAGGAACCGCCTCCTCTCGACAGCCACGACAGTCTACAGGTTCTGAGAACGATATACGCAGCCTATCAGGCCTCTGCTACAGGTGAGACGCAACAGATCCCCATCGAGTGA
- a CDS encoding sulfatase — MKFPRTLPLLCLLFLLAHSSPASAAEQKMNVLFIISDDLTATALSCYGNQVCQTPNIDRIAAKGTRFTHAYCQATYCGPSRASFMSGYYPHATKAFGYVSPRSYIGEKPTWAQLFKNNGYYSTRVSKIYHMGVPGDIEKGNDGTDDPASWTERFNSQGPEWAAPGDGETLENNPDGKKPAVGGNTFVVVEADGDDLVHSDGKTARKAVELIQQHKDEPFFLGVGFVRPHVPFVAPRTYFPPYKPYSKHVLPEKVPGDWDDIPKLGINYKTSKGMQMDIRRQKKAVGGYLASVAYMDRQVGKVLDALEQAGIADRTIVIFTSDHGYHLGEHDFWAKVSLHEESAAVPLIISVPGKSTAVCNSLAELLDLYPTISSLCGLQVPAGIQGKNLAPLLDDPTLSVREAAFSVDPRNKGNRGFLLRDDRWAYIQYREDASGGIELFDMENDPKQYTNLAEKPGYEKVVAQFKQRMTEKLKAVRTNDLGHSYD, encoded by the coding sequence ATGAAATTCCCCCGCACGTTACCTCTGCTCTGTCTCTTATTTCTGCTGGCACACAGTTCTCCAGCTTCTGCAGCCGAGCAGAAGATGAATGTGCTGTTTATCATCTCCGACGACCTGACTGCGACGGCACTCTCCTGTTACGGGAATCAGGTCTGCCAGACACCGAACATCGATCGCATCGCTGCTAAAGGAACACGCTTCACCCACGCGTACTGTCAGGCGACCTACTGCGGCCCCTCGCGGGCGTCTTTCATGTCCGGCTATTATCCCCATGCGACCAAAGCCTTCGGGTATGTCAGTCCGCGATCCTACATTGGCGAGAAACCAACGTGGGCACAACTCTTCAAGAACAACGGCTACTACTCCACGCGAGTCAGCAAGATTTACCACATGGGGGTCCCCGGTGACATTGAAAAGGGGAATGACGGCACCGACGATCCGGCTTCCTGGACCGAACGTTTTAACAGCCAGGGGCCCGAGTGGGCTGCTCCCGGGGATGGAGAGACACTCGAGAATAACCCGGATGGCAAAAAGCCGGCCGTGGGCGGTAATACTTTCGTGGTTGTGGAAGCGGACGGAGATGACCTCGTGCATTCCGACGGAAAGACCGCCCGCAAGGCTGTCGAACTGATTCAGCAGCACAAAGACGAACCGTTTTTCCTCGGGGTCGGCTTTGTTCGCCCCCACGTCCCCTTTGTCGCGCCCCGGACGTACTTCCCGCCTTACAAGCCTTACAGCAAACATGTCCTGCCGGAAAAAGTCCCCGGTGACTGGGATGACATTCCCAAACTGGGGATCAATTATAAAACCAGCAAAGGCATGCAGATGGATATCCGGCGACAGAAAAAGGCGGTCGGCGGTTACCTCGCCTCAGTTGCCTACATGGATCGTCAGGTCGGGAAAGTCCTCGATGCCCTGGAGCAGGCAGGGATTGCAGACCGGACCATTGTGATCTTCACCAGCGATCACGGTTACCATCTGGGAGAACACGATTTCTGGGCGAAGGTCAGCCTGCATGAAGAGTCTGCTGCCGTACCATTGATTATCAGCGTCCCCGGTAAATCAACCGCCGTCTGTAATTCACTCGCCGAACTGCTCGACCTCTATCCTACGATCAGCAGCTTATGTGGTCTGCAGGTACCTGCAGGCATTCAGGGCAAAAATCTGGCTCCGCTTCTGGATGACCCCACACTGAGTGTCCGCGAAGCTGCCTTCAGTGTTGATCCACGCAATAAAGGCAATCGCGGCTTTCTGCTCCGCGATGATCGCTGGGCTTATATTCAATACCGGGAAGACGCTTCGGGAGGCATCGAGCTGTTCGATATGGAAAACGATCCCAAACAGTACACGAACCTGGCCGAAAAACCGGGTTATGAAAAGGTGGTGGCCCAGTTCAAACAACGGATGACTGAGAAGCTCAAGGCAGTCCGCACGAATGATCTGGGACACAGTTACGACTGA
- a CDS encoding sigma-70 family RNA polymerase sigma factor: MDATQTTSLQTETARSRAELARNWVKVQPSLMAFVVASTPQFSDAEDLLQEVAAEIAIRYDEYDNTRPFLPWALWIAKIKIADFYRGKRKDRVLFMGEAMDALADACSRVQQLMTEERDLLEYCLDQLTERSRRLLGLRYAEDLKPKQIAGELGTSTGSVRVTLSRIRTTLMECVQKRAAGEANVGS, encoded by the coding sequence ATGGATGCGACACAAACGACCTCACTCCAAACTGAAACTGCGCGAAGCCGTGCTGAGCTGGCTCGAAACTGGGTTAAAGTTCAACCTTCTTTGATGGCTTTCGTTGTAGCATCGACTCCCCAGTTTAGTGATGCAGAAGATCTGCTGCAGGAAGTCGCAGCAGAAATAGCAATTCGTTACGACGAGTATGATAACACGCGGCCCTTTCTTCCCTGGGCCTTGTGGATTGCCAAAATAAAAATTGCCGACTTCTATCGCGGTAAGCGTAAAGACCGGGTGCTGTTCATGGGGGAAGCAATGGACGCCCTGGCAGACGCCTGTTCCCGGGTACAACAGCTGATGACCGAAGAACGGGATCTGCTGGAGTACTGTCTGGATCAGCTGACAGAACGTTCGCGGCGACTGCTGGGCCTGCGGTATGCCGAAGATTTAAAACCGAAACAGATTGCCGGAGAACTGGGCACCTCAACCGGTTCCGTGCGTGTGACTCTCTCCCGCATTCGCACGACGTTAATGGAATGTGTTCAAAAGCGGGCGGCCGGTGAAGCGAATGTCGGATCTTAG
- a CDS encoding DUF1501 domain-containing protein has product MLKFLSAQSQQHSQTTRRDFLKLGTLGLAGLTLSDLLRLEAQAGIQHSRKAIINVHLDGGPPHMDTIDLKPEAPVEIRGEFQPISTSVPGIQLCELLPRMAAQADQFAFVRSLVGSAGAHDAFQCQSGFRKKDMQSVGGRPALGSVVSNLKGSPRDRAPLFVDLMQGRGQVRNSARPGFLGPSYQPFRPDISDLFERQLEKGMQNELKRLGEEHQVSLKLNPSLSLERLENRTTLLSELDTIRRKVDASGMMDAMDRFSQQAVSILTSGRLADALDLEQEDPAVLEKYSLGVASENQKFYTSEGPGATRKFLLARRMIEAGVRCVSISISDFDTHSSNFSRMRQLLPIVDHGLATLVSDLKERGMLDDVTIIAWGEFGRTPRINSKNGGRDHWPRVGPAILAGGGMRTGQVIGATDRTASAVTDRPVSYKDIFTTLYHNLGIDPHAITINDPHGRPQYLLDEGERLSELG; this is encoded by the coding sequence ATGCTGAAATTTCTGAGCGCACAGAGTCAGCAACATTCACAGACTACACGCCGCGATTTTCTGAAACTCGGCACACTCGGTCTGGCAGGACTGACACTGTCGGATTTACTGCGACTGGAAGCACAGGCGGGGATTCAGCACTCTCGCAAAGCGATCATCAATGTGCATCTGGACGGTGGTCCTCCGCACATGGACACCATCGACCTGAAACCCGAAGCCCCCGTTGAAATCCGAGGCGAATTTCAGCCGATCTCTACCAGCGTGCCCGGGATTCAGCTCTGTGAACTGCTACCCCGGATGGCAGCTCAGGCGGATCAGTTTGCGTTCGTGCGTTCTCTGGTCGGTTCCGCCGGGGCACACGATGCCTTCCAGTGCCAGTCCGGATTCCGCAAAAAAGACATGCAGTCCGTCGGCGGACGTCCCGCGCTGGGATCTGTTGTCTCAAACCTCAAAGGTTCCCCCCGCGACCGAGCACCACTGTTCGTTGATCTCATGCAGGGACGCGGACAGGTGAGGAACAGCGCACGCCCCGGATTCCTGGGCCCCTCGTATCAGCCCTTTCGACCTGATATCTCAGACCTGTTTGAACGACAGCTGGAAAAAGGGATGCAGAACGAGCTCAAACGGCTGGGTGAAGAGCATCAGGTCAGTCTCAAACTCAATCCCAGCCTCTCGCTGGAACGCCTGGAAAACCGGACAACGTTGCTCTCCGAACTGGACACCATCCGCCGCAAAGTGGATGCGAGTGGAATGATGGACGCCATGGATCGTTTTTCACAACAGGCCGTCAGCATTCTGACTTCAGGACGACTGGCGGATGCACTGGACCTGGAACAGGAAGACCCAGCCGTATTGGAGAAGTACAGTCTGGGTGTTGCATCTGAAAATCAAAAGTTTTACACCAGTGAGGGTCCGGGGGCGACACGCAAATTTCTACTCGCCCGGCGGATGATTGAAGCCGGCGTACGATGCGTGAGCATCTCGATCAGTGATTTCGACACACATTCCAGTAATTTTTCCCGCATGCGGCAGCTGCTCCCAATTGTCGACCATGGCCTCGCCACCCTGGTATCAGACCTGAAAGAAAGAGGCATGCTGGACGATGTCACAATTATCGCCTGGGGTGAGTTTGGTCGAACGCCGCGAATCAACTCCAAAAACGGGGGCCGCGATCACTGGCCGCGCGTCGGTCCCGCAATTCTCGCCGGGGGTGGCATGCGTACCGGCCAGGTCATTGGCGCAACCGATCGCACTGCCAGCGCTGTCACAGATCGTCCAGTGTCTTACAAGGACATCTTCACTACGCTGTATCACAATCTGGGCATCGATCCTCACGCCATCACGATTAACGATCCGCATGGGCGCCCTCAATATCTGCTTGACGAGGGAGAGCGTCTTTCCGAACTGGGGTGA
- a CDS encoding DUF1080 domain-containing protein, translating into MQKQRATLFGSFLALCLLTNVIQAADLPQYKPLFNGKDLTGWVNVNTDKDTWYVKDGMLVCTGHPIGVMRTDKQYENFLLHIEWRHMEAGGNSGVFAWSEGTVPEGRRLPKGMEIQMLELDWVNQHKMKDGTLPPIAYVHGELFGANGLITTPDNPRGTRSKSIENRCKGKGQWNVYDVVCVDGTVKLSVNGKFVNGVRNASIKKGYLCLESEGAEIQFRNIQIMELPPGVTTKAQTAPVLK; encoded by the coding sequence ATGCAGAAACAACGTGCGACCCTCTTTGGATCTTTCCTGGCTTTGTGCTTACTGACCAACGTGATTCAGGCAGCAGACCTGCCTCAATATAAGCCGCTGTTCAACGGAAAAGACCTGACCGGCTGGGTGAATGTGAATACCGACAAAGATACCTGGTATGTCAAAGATGGCATGCTCGTCTGCACGGGACATCCGATTGGCGTAATGCGAACCGATAAACAGTACGAGAATTTTCTCCTGCATATCGAATGGCGACACATGGAAGCCGGCGGTAATTCGGGTGTCTTCGCCTGGAGTGAAGGGACTGTTCCCGAAGGTCGACGCCTGCCCAAAGGGATGGAAATCCAGATGCTCGAACTCGACTGGGTCAATCAACACAAAATGAAAGACGGCACCCTGCCCCCCATCGCTTACGTACACGGCGAACTGTTCGGCGCCAATGGTCTGATCACCACTCCCGACAATCCCCGCGGAACCCGTAGCAAGTCGATTGAAAACCGCTGCAAAGGCAAAGGGCAATGGAACGTGTACGACGTGGTCTGTGTGGACGGAACCGTTAAGTTGTCTGTAAACGGCAAATTCGTGAACGGCGTCCGCAATGCCTCGATCAAAAAAGGCTACCTCTGCCTGGAATCCGAGGGAGCCGAAATCCAGTTCCGCAACATTCAGATCATGGAACTCCCGCCCGGAGTCACTACCAAAGCACAGACGGCTCCGGTCCTGAAATGA
- a CDS encoding DUF1592 domain-containing protein, with product MMIIPQYRRFPVSAITLLICGMFLSSADAADKKTVTGAQIYQKLCIECHAKNGQGVTEKANPFQGQKSLAELTMLIEETMPEEDPELCEGEDAKQVAQYVFDRFFSPDEQDQSQASRIQLSHMTVRQYLYTTADLMSHFLGNARVTNKENGLRAEYFSTRNFKGDKRVEKRIDPVVSFQFGDKAPHEKIKNAEEFSMKWEGSVYVEETGDYEFIIKTENGARLWVNEQEPIIDEWVSSQGRAKEHKATIRLLGGRPYTLRLHVFKYKDKSSSISLEWKPPHKAQEVIPQRHLVPQQVPGTFIVSTEFPPDDSVSGYERGVAVSKSWDDATTSAALEIMTGVIKHLDRLAGTKPEAKDRRDKVQKFCHRFAELAFRRPLTAEQKTFFVDQHFQPELKTELAAKRSVLLILKSPRFLYTDREFAQPDDFTIASRLSYGLWDSMPDRQLYDAAKAGRLNKPEQIAQQAERMLNDTRAQAKLRYFFHHWLQLDEKEELAKDKALFPEFNDHVVADLRTSLDMFIDDVVWNGSSDYRQLLLADYVYMNSRLAKVYQVEMPEGESFQKVSLDKDKRAGVLTHPYLMANFAYHNLSSPIHRGVFVTRRLLGRSLKPPPQATEFKDGDFHAGMTTREKVAQITKPSACMSCHSIINPLGFSLEHFDAIGRYRKQEVKKDINASAELVLLTGDTVKFNGARDLAEYISQDQNAHAAFVDQLFHQAVKQPINAYGEKIRDDLTTRFEKSGYNIQQLLVEIMKVAALHQPQS from the coding sequence ATGATGATCATCCCTCAATACCGACGCTTTCCCGTATCCGCGATCACGTTGTTGATCTGTGGTATGTTCTTGAGTTCTGCTGATGCCGCCGACAAGAAAACGGTGACCGGTGCGCAGATTTATCAAAAGTTGTGCATCGAATGCCATGCAAAGAATGGCCAAGGTGTCACGGAAAAAGCCAATCCGTTTCAGGGGCAGAAGAGCCTGGCTGAACTGACCATGCTTATTGAAGAGACCATGCCGGAAGAAGATCCGGAGCTCTGTGAGGGTGAAGATGCGAAGCAGGTCGCTCAGTATGTGTTTGACCGCTTCTTTTCCCCGGATGAGCAGGACCAGAGCCAGGCCTCCCGGATTCAGCTCTCGCACATGACGGTCCGCCAGTATCTCTATACGACCGCCGATCTGATGTCGCATTTCCTCGGAAATGCGCGTGTCACGAATAAAGAGAACGGTCTGCGGGCTGAGTATTTTTCTACTCGGAATTTCAAAGGGGACAAACGCGTTGAAAAACGAATCGACCCCGTTGTCAGCTTCCAGTTTGGAGATAAGGCCCCCCACGAGAAAATCAAGAACGCCGAAGAGTTCTCCATGAAATGGGAGGGTTCGGTCTACGTGGAAGAGACCGGCGACTACGAATTCATCATCAAAACCGAGAACGGGGCACGGCTCTGGGTCAATGAGCAGGAACCGATCATTGATGAATGGGTCAGCTCTCAGGGACGGGCCAAGGAACATAAAGCGACGATCCGCCTGCTGGGTGGTCGCCCTTATACGCTCCGCCTGCACGTTTTCAAATACAAAGATAAGTCTTCTTCCATCAGCCTGGAGTGGAAACCGCCGCATAAGGCTCAGGAAGTGATTCCACAACGGCACCTCGTCCCGCAACAGGTTCCGGGAACCTTTATTGTTTCGACCGAGTTCCCACCGGATGACAGTGTTTCCGGGTATGAACGCGGGGTAGCGGTCTCCAAGTCCTGGGATGACGCAACGACGTCTGCGGCTCTTGAAATCATGACGGGGGTGATCAAGCACCTGGATCGTCTGGCCGGAACCAAACCCGAGGCTAAAGACCGCCGGGATAAAGTCCAGAAGTTCTGTCATCGCTTTGCCGAGCTCGCTTTTCGCCGGCCTTTGACAGCAGAACAGAAAACGTTCTTTGTTGATCAGCACTTTCAGCCTGAGCTGAAAACAGAGTTGGCAGCCAAGCGATCCGTCCTGCTGATTCTGAAGTCACCCCGCTTCCTGTATACCGACCGCGAATTCGCACAGCCGGACGATTTCACAATCGCATCCCGCCTCTCGTACGGCTTGTGGGATTCCATGCCGGATCGCCAGTTGTATGATGCCGCCAAGGCGGGACGCCTCAACAAGCCGGAACAGATTGCCCAGCAGGCCGAACGCATGCTGAATGATACACGGGCCCAGGCCAAGCTGCGCTACTTTTTCCATCACTGGTTACAGCTGGATGAAAAAGAAGAGCTGGCGAAAGACAAAGCCCTCTTCCCCGAATTCAACGATCACGTGGTCGCCGATCTGCGGACTTCGCTGGATATGTTCATCGACGACGTCGTCTGGAACGGATCGTCCGACTATCGTCAGTTGCTGCTGGCCGATTACGTTTACATGAATTCGCGACTGGCCAAAGTGTACCAGGTTGAGATGCCGGAAGGAGAATCATTCCAGAAGGTCTCTCTCGATAAAGACAAAAGAGCCGGCGTCCTGACGCACCCGTACCTGATGGCCAACTTCGCTTATCACAACTTGAGCTCACCGATTCACCGTGGCGTGTTCGTCACGCGTCGTCTGCTGGGACGTTCCCTGAAGCCGCCACCACAGGCAACAGAATTTAAAGATGGCGATTTTCATGCGGGAATGACGACCCGCGAAAAGGTCGCCCAGATCACGAAACCGTCCGCCTGTATGTCGTGCCATAGCATCATTAACCCGCTCGGATTCAGTCTGGAGCACTTTGACGCCATTGGTCGATACAGAAAACAGGAAGTCAAAAAAGACATTAACGCCTCTGCAGAGCTGGTTTTACTCACCGGTGATACCGTCAAGTTTAATGGTGCCCGCGATCTGGCAGAGTATATCTCGCAGGATCAGAACGCCCATGCCGCCTTTGTAGACCAGCTGTTCCATCAGGCTGTCAAACAGCCGATTAATGCCTATGGCGAAAAAATCCGTGACGATTTGACCACCCGATTCGAAAAATCCGGATATAATATTCAACAACTGCTCGTAGAAATCATGAAGGTTGCTGCCCTGCACCAGCCTCAATCCTGA